One window of Nymphaea colorata isolate Beijing-Zhang1983 chromosome 1, ASM883128v2, whole genome shotgun sequence genomic DNA carries:
- the LOC116247327 gene encoding phosphatidylglycerophosphate phosphatase 1, chloroplastic/mitochondrial isoform X2 encodes MVQSSTPFMLAFRSSVVSPLSSLPSTSTSSSTFPSSFSSLLLPRSFRLQQNSRRPPPSCHHGPWTPIVKDRSKAALMLGKLGQSFNSAGIASSVSVFLRDHHLALPHLSVRDVRSIDWRDLKRRGFKGVVFDKDNTLTAPYSNFLWPSLSNSLDDCKLVFQGNVAILSNSAGLYQYDPDGSKAESLEKSVGINVIRHGNKKPAGSADDIEKHFGYSASFLVMVGDRVLTDIVYGNRNGFLTILTEPLNSTEEPLAVKQVRKLETYLLDLWRRKGLKAKSHPLMLDENHCIKNQKM; translated from the exons ATGGTACAATCGTCAACTCCATTTATGCTTGCCTTTAGATCCAGTGTCGTCTCTCCGctttcctctcttccttccacttccacttccagTTCCACCTttccctcctccttctcctctcttcttcttcctcgctcTTTCCGGCTGCAACAGAACAGCCGCAGACCGCCACCGAGCTGTCACCACGGTCCCTGGACGCCCATCGTCAAGGACCGGAGTAAAGCGGCCTTGATGTTGGGGAAGTTGGGTCAGAGCTTCAATTCCGCGGGTATCGCTTCCTCCGTCTCGGTCTTCCTCCGCGACCACCACCTTGCTCTCCCACACCTCTCTGTCCGCGACGTCCGCTCCATCGACTGGAGGGATCTCAAGAGACGGGGATTCAAAGGGGTCGTATTCGACAAGGACAATACCCTGACCGCCCCTTATTCCAACTTCCTCTGGCCTTCTCTATCCAATTCTCTCGATGACTGCAAGTTGGTTTTTCAAGGGAACGTTGCCATATTGAGCAATTCAGCAG GTCTCTATCAGTATGATCCCGACGGTTCAAAAGCAGAATCACTGGAGAAATCGGTCGGAATTAATGTAATAAGGCATGGcaa TAAAAAGCCTGCAGGTTCAGCCGATGATATAGAGAAGCACTTTGGGTATAGTGCGTCCTTCCTTGTCATG GTCGGTGACCGTGTTTTGACGGACATTGTGTACGGAAACCGAAATGGTTTTTTAACCATCTTAACGGAACCATTAAATTCAACTGAAGAACCTTTGGCTGTCAAGCAG gTGAGGAAGCTAGAAACCTACTTACTGGACCTGTGGCGCAGAAAAGGATTAAAGGCGAAAAGTCATCCTCTTATGTTGGATGAAAATCATTGCATCAAGAATCAGAAGATGTAG
- the LOC116247327 gene encoding phosphatidylglycerophosphate phosphatase 1, chloroplastic/mitochondrial isoform X1, protein MVQSSTPFMLAFRSSVVSPLSSLPSTSTSSSTFPSSFSSLLLPRSFRLQQNSRRPPPSCHHGPWTPIVKDRSKAALMLGKLGQSFNSAGIASSVSVFLRDHHLALPHLSVRDVRSIDWRDLKRRGFKGVVFDKDNTLTAPYSNFLWPSLSNSLDDCKLVFQGNVAILSNSAGLYQYDPDGSKAESLEKSVGINVIRHGSKKPAGSADDIEKHFGYSASFLVMVGDRVLTDIVYGNRNGFLTILTEPLNSTEEPLAVKQVRKLETYLLDLWRRKGLKAKSHPLMLDENHCIKNQKM, encoded by the exons ATGGTACAATCGTCAACTCCATTTATGCTTGCCTTTAGATCCAGTGTCGTCTCTCCGctttcctctcttccttccacttccacttccagTTCCACCTttccctcctccttctcctctcttcttcttcctcgctcTTTCCGGCTGCAACAGAACAGCCGCAGACCGCCACCGAGCTGTCACCACGGTCCCTGGACGCCCATCGTCAAGGACCGGAGTAAAGCGGCCTTGATGTTGGGGAAGTTGGGTCAGAGCTTCAATTCCGCGGGTATCGCTTCCTCCGTCTCGGTCTTCCTCCGCGACCACCACCTTGCTCTCCCACACCTCTCTGTCCGCGACGTCCGCTCCATCGACTGGAGGGATCTCAAGAGACGGGGATTCAAAGGGGTCGTATTCGACAAGGACAATACCCTGACCGCCCCTTATTCCAACTTCCTCTGGCCTTCTCTATCCAATTCTCTCGATGACTGCAAGTTGGTTTTTCAAGGGAACGTTGCCATATTGAGCAATTCAGCAG GTCTCTATCAGTATGATCCCGACGGTTCAAAAGCAGAATCACTGGAGAAATCGGTCGGAATTAATGTAATAAGGCATG GAAGTAAAAAGCCTGCAGGTTCAGCCGATGATATAGAGAAGCACTTTGGGTATAGTGCGTCCTTCCTTGTCATG GTCGGTGACCGTGTTTTGACGGACATTGTGTACGGAAACCGAAATGGTTTTTTAACCATCTTAACGGAACCATTAAATTCAACTGAAGAACCTTTGGCTGTCAAGCAG gTGAGGAAGCTAGAAACCTACTTACTGGACCTGTGGCGCAGAAAAGGATTAAAGGCGAAAAGTCATCCTCTTATGTTGGATGAAAATCATTGCATCAAGAATCAGAAGATGTAG